A stretch of Sphingomonas sp. JUb134 DNA encodes these proteins:
- a CDS encoding bifunctional [glutamine synthetase] adenylyltransferase/[glutamine synthetase]-adenylyl-L-tyrosine phosphorylase codes for MDLNSAILRAREHSPFLARLLELEAPLLDGAWTDDPLAHARVDDPDMAVARRLRIERRRVALLVALGDLSGAYDLRRVTGLLSAFADHALDVAIRAAIEERTPGAPPQGFVAIALGKQGSRELNYSSDVDPILLFDRATLPHRERETPDEAAIKIARRATELLQTRDGDGYVLRVDLRLRPAPEASPIALPVGAAISYYESQALPWERAAFIRARAAAGDLALGRRFLVAIRPFVWRRALDYGAVAEIRQISGRIRDHYAQGQAFGPGYDLKRGRGGIREAEFFAQVHQLIHGGRDRSLRAPATLDALAVLARAGWIDPEQAATLAEGYTLFRTIEHRLQMVDDRQTHSLPTSPEALDNVARLHGLADGGALLDLLRPKVEGVAAVYDTLGATDRPAVPGDPQLLETRLSELGFDPADQAARRIADWRSGRYPALRSPAARTALEAALPEMLSSLASASDPYQALIRLDGMLGRLPSAINLFRLLEAQPALAKLLSAILCHAPTLAEALARRATLLDGLIDASALEPVGEVAELATEMVPREAGASYEAVLDHARAIVGEKRFALGAQIIAGTSDPMTVAAGYARVAEAAIETLVAATVAEFAAQHGRVPDSELVIVALGRLGGGLLTHASDLDVVYLFTGDYRAESDGPKPLGAVLYYNRLAQRVTAALSVPTASGPLYEIDTRLRPSGAQGPLVVSLEGFARYQRESAWTWEHMALTRARPVFGSAGAREQVAGIIRAVLEGDRPERDIVAEAREMRAEMARHKPGGGPLDVKLAPGGLVDLEFAVHVVQLVHRTGFHADLPGAIAALEAAGLLPDGLVEAHALLTRALVTFRLVAPDAQLPPPASRALVARALSQADWDSTVASLDAARQRVAAAWAAVSNGKDAE; via the coding sequence ATGGACCTGAACTCGGCAATTCTGCGCGCGCGGGAGCACTCCCCGTTTCTTGCCCGGCTGCTCGAGCTGGAGGCGCCGCTGCTCGACGGCGCCTGGACGGACGATCCGCTCGCGCACGCACGGGTGGACGATCCGGATATGGCGGTTGCGCGGCGGCTGCGGATCGAGCGGCGGCGCGTCGCGCTGCTGGTGGCGCTGGGCGACCTTTCGGGCGCCTATGACCTGCGCCGGGTGACGGGGCTGCTCAGCGCCTTCGCCGATCATGCCCTCGACGTGGCGATCCGCGCCGCGATCGAGGAGCGGACCCCGGGCGCGCCGCCGCAGGGGTTCGTGGCGATCGCGCTCGGCAAGCAGGGCAGCCGCGAGCTCAATTACTCGTCCGATGTGGACCCGATTCTCCTGTTCGATCGCGCGACGCTGCCGCACCGCGAGCGGGAGACGCCCGACGAGGCGGCGATCAAGATCGCCCGGCGCGCGACCGAGCTGCTCCAGACGCGCGACGGCGACGGCTATGTGCTGCGCGTGGACCTGAGGCTGCGGCCTGCGCCCGAGGCATCGCCGATCGCGCTGCCCGTGGGCGCGGCGATCAGCTATTATGAATCGCAGGCGCTGCCGTGGGAGCGGGCCGCCTTCATCCGCGCGCGGGCGGCGGCGGGCGACCTGGCGCTGGGGCGGCGGTTCCTGGTCGCGATCCGCCCGTTCGTGTGGCGGCGCGCGCTGGACTATGGCGCGGTGGCGGAGATCCGGCAGATCTCCGGACGCATCCGCGATCATTATGCGCAAGGCCAGGCGTTCGGCCCCGGCTATGACCTGAAGCGCGGGCGTGGCGGCATCCGGGAGGCGGAGTTCTTCGCCCAGGTGCACCAGCTGATCCACGGCGGTCGTGACCGCAGCCTGCGCGCGCCGGCCACCCTTGATGCTCTCGCCGTGCTCGCCCGTGCGGGCTGGATCGACCCCGAACAGGCCGCCACGCTGGCGGAGGGCTACACACTGTTCCGCACGATCGAGCACCGGTTGCAGATGGTCGACGATCGCCAGACGCACAGCCTGCCGACCTCCCCAGAGGCGCTGGACAATGTCGCGCGGCTGCACGGGCTGGCGGACGGCGGCGCCCTGCTCGACCTGCTGCGCCCGAAGGTGGAGGGCGTGGCGGCGGTGTACGACACGCTGGGCGCGACCGATCGGCCCGCGGTGCCGGGCGATCCGCAGCTGCTGGAGACGCGGCTGAGCGAGCTAGGCTTCGACCCGGCCGACCAGGCGGCGCGCCGCATCGCCGACTGGCGCAGCGGCCGCTATCCCGCGCTTCGCAGCCCGGCCGCGCGCACCGCGCTGGAGGCGGCGCTGCCGGAGATGCTGAGCAGCCTGGCGAGCGCGAGCGATCCCTATCAGGCGCTGATCCGGCTAGACGGCATGCTCGGGCGCCTGCCGAGCGCGATCAACTTGTTCCGCCTGCTGGAGGCGCAGCCGGCGCTCGCCAAGCTGCTGAGTGCGATCCTTTGCCATGCGCCGACCCTGGCGGAGGCGCTCGCGCGGCGGGCGACGCTGCTCGACGGGCTGATCGATGCGAGCGCGCTGGAGCCGGTGGGAGAGGTGGCCGAACTCGCGACCGAGATGGTCCCGCGCGAGGCGGGCGCGTCCTATGAGGCGGTGCTCGACCACGCCCGCGCGATCGTGGGCGAGAAGCGCTTTGCGCTCGGCGCGCAGATCATCGCCGGCACCAGCGACCCGATGACGGTGGCGGCCGGCTATGCGCGGGTGGCCGAGGCGGCGATCGAGACGCTGGTCGCCGCCACCGTCGCCGAGTTCGCGGCCCAGCACGGGCGGGTGCCGGACAGCGAACTGGTGATCGTTGCGCTCGGCCGGCTGGGCGGGGGGCTGCTCACCCACGCCTCCGACCTCGACGTCGTCTACCTCTTCACCGGCGACTATCGCGCGGAGTCGGACGGGCCCAAGCCGTTGGGGGCGGTGCTCTACTACAACCGGCTGGCGCAGCGGGTGACGGCGGCGCTGTCGGTGCCGACCGCCTCCGGCCCGCTCTACGAGATCGACACGCGGCTGCGGCCGTCGGGGGCGCAGGGGCCGCTGGTGGTTTCGCTGGAGGGCTTTGCCCGCTACCAGCGCGAGAGCGCCTGGACCTGGGAGCACATGGCGCTGACGCGGGCGCGGCCGGTGTTCGGCTCCGCAGGGGCGCGCGAACAGGTGGCCGGCATCATCCGCGCGGTGCTGGAAGGCGACCGGCCGGAGCGCGACATCGTCGCCGAAGCGCGGGAGATGCGGGCGGAGATGGCGCGGCACAAGCCGGGCGGCGGGCCGCTCGACGTGAAGCTCGCGCCCGGCGGGCTGGTCGACCTGGAGTTCGCCGTGCACGTCGTCCAGCTGGTCCACCGCACCGGCTTCCATGCCGACCTGCCGGGCGCGATCGCGGCATTGGAGGCGGCCGGGCTGCTGCCCGACGGGCTGGTGGAGGCGCATGCGTTGCTGACGCGCGCGCTGGTCACCTTCCGCCTCGTCGCGCCCGATGCCCAGCTGCCGCCGCCGGCGTCGCGGGCGCTGGTCGCGCGGGCGCTCAGCCAGGCCGATTGGGACAGCACGGTTGCCTCGCTCGATGCGGCACGGCAACGGGTTGCCGCTGCCTGGGCGGCAGTGAGCAACGGGAAGGATGCGGAATGA
- a CDS encoding peroxiredoxin: protein MNEGDAIPAVTLTASDGTAIDLSSVRPLVVYFYPKADTTGCTREAIDFSDLQPQFRAAGVEVIGVSKDAPAKLERFVAKHGLAVRLASDEGAACEAFGVWGEKKLYGRSYMGIERATFLFDGEGRLVQAWRKVKVPGHAEAVLAAARAMKAAG from the coding sequence ATGAACGAGGGCGATGCCATTCCGGCGGTGACGCTGACGGCGAGCGACGGGACCGCCATCGATCTTTCGTCGGTGCGGCCGCTCGTGGTCTATTTCTATCCCAAGGCGGACACGACCGGCTGCACGCGCGAGGCGATCGACTTCAGCGACCTCCAGCCGCAGTTCCGCGCCGCAGGGGTCGAGGTGATCGGCGTGTCCAAGGACGCCCCTGCCAAGCTCGAGCGGTTCGTCGCCAAGCACGGGCTGGCGGTGCGGCTGGCGAGCGACGAGGGTGCGGCGTGCGAGGCGTTCGGCGTCTGGGGCGAGAAGAAGCTCTATGGCCGCAGCTACATGGGGATCGAGCGCGCGACCTTCCTGTTCGATGGCGAGGGGCGGCTGGTGCAGGCGTGGCGCAAGGTGAAGGTGCCCGGCCATGCCGAGGCGGTGCTGGCCGCTGCCCGCGCGATGAAGGCGGCCGGATGA
- a CDS encoding ferritin-like domain-containing protein: MTSIAQACRAVLETADPRTKVKRARAAARAWRRGDLEFAFDVAMPERPGRPERPELLPPNRMPKRGKGGSERGRLALLHALAHIEFVAIDLAFDAAGRFGAEFPRGFTDDWIGVGADEAMHFAVLERRLRQLGSHYGALPAHDGLWDAAIETAHDALARLAVVPMVLEARGLDVTPATVERARAGGDEATARILHRIYTDEIRHVSAGTRWFQHRCKIERIIPAPHWQALVRRHFRGAVKPPFNDSARACAGLTRDYYEPLAES, encoded by the coding sequence ATGACGAGCATCGCCCAGGCCTGCCGCGCGGTGCTGGAGACCGCCGATCCGCGCACCAAGGTGAAGCGGGCGCGGGCGGCGGCACGGGCGTGGCGGCGCGGCGATCTGGAATTCGCGTTCGACGTCGCCATGCCGGAGCGGCCGGGCCGGCCCGAGCGGCCGGAGCTGCTGCCGCCTAACCGCATGCCCAAGCGCGGCAAGGGCGGGTCGGAGCGCGGGCGGCTGGCGCTGCTGCACGCCCTCGCACACATCGAGTTCGTGGCGATCGACCTGGCGTTCGACGCCGCCGGGCGCTTCGGGGCGGAGTTCCCGCGGGGCTTCACCGACGACTGGATTGGCGTGGGCGCGGACGAGGCGATGCACTTCGCCGTGCTCGAACGGCGGCTCCGGCAGCTCGGCAGCCACTATGGCGCGCTGCCGGCGCACGACGGGCTGTGGGACGCCGCGATCGAGACCGCGCACGATGCGCTGGCGCGCCTGGCGGTGGTGCCGATGGTGCTGGAAGCGCGTGGCCTGGACGTCACCCCGGCCACCGTGGAGCGGGCGCGGGCGGGCGGCGACGAGGCGACGGCGCGCATCCTCCACCGCATCTACACCGATGAAATCCGGCATGTTTCGGCCGGCACCCGATGGTTCCAACATCGTTGTAAAATCGAACGGATCATTCCCGCGCCGCATTGGCAGGCGCTGGTGCGGCGGCACTTCCGCGGGGCCGTTAAGCCACCGTTCAACGATTCAGCGCGCGCGTGTGCCGGTCTGACGCGGGATTATTATGAGCCGCTTGCAGAAAGCTGA
- a CDS encoding peptidoglycan DD-metalloendopeptidase family protein has protein sequence MTISNVVSANAAIAKRFRRFFTFRDFILHDGRSGRRVRIAARTQALAATAAALTIGFSGYGVANAAVDTAAAAGLTPQAEQAATVAQMRQRVRAMEANVAELRQVAAAHAARIDQRQAMIAAVLTGEGDPAALADAALAPLPQGSKAVANVTAPLQRAEQRQAELAAKAQEVTAERYAETAKQLRKLGLRPEKLAMGGPYEPVSTTEAAAVTAASNEADAQFRNLFMTWKKLDTLEQAAIAIPSLQPVDNIKLSSNFGVRSDPFRGTAAMHAGIDLPGPIGTPVYATADGIVGRAQRAGGYGNLVELNHGKGIQTRYGHLSKILVGPNSRVRRGQLIGLMGSTGRSTGSHLHYEVRINGAAVNPIPYLQAGDQLLAAQDRAARNRQQAVGGPAN, from the coding sequence ATGACCATCAGCAACGTCGTCTCAGCCAACGCCGCGATTGCTAAGCGGTTCCGTCGTTTCTTCACTTTCCGCGATTTCATTCTGCACGATGGCCGCTCCGGCCGCCGGGTCCGCATCGCTGCCCGCACCCAGGCGCTTGCCGCGACCGCCGCTGCGCTGACCATCGGCTTCTCGGGCTATGGCGTCGCCAACGCCGCGGTGGACACCGCAGCGGCAGCCGGCCTCACCCCGCAGGCCGAACAGGCCGCCACCGTCGCCCAGATGCGGCAGCGGGTCCGCGCGATGGAGGCCAATGTCGCCGAGCTGCGCCAGGTCGCCGCTGCCCATGCCGCCCGCATCGACCAGCGCCAGGCGATGATCGCCGCAGTGCTGACCGGCGAGGGCGATCCGGCAGCACTCGCCGACGCCGCGCTCGCCCCCCTGCCGCAGGGCAGCAAGGCGGTCGCGAACGTGACCGCGCCGCTCCAGCGCGCCGAGCAGCGCCAGGCAGAGCTTGCCGCCAAGGCGCAGGAAGTCACCGCCGAGCGCTATGCCGAGACCGCCAAGCAGCTCCGCAAGCTGGGCCTGCGCCCCGAGAAGCTTGCCATGGGCGGCCCCTATGAGCCGGTGAGCACGACCGAGGCCGCCGCCGTGACCGCAGCGTCGAACGAGGCCGATGCCCAGTTCCGCAACCTGTTCATGACCTGGAAGAAGCTCGACACGCTCGAGCAGGCGGCGATCGCGATCCCGTCGCTCCAGCCGGTCGACAACATCAAGCTGTCGAGCAACTTCGGCGTCCGCTCGGACCCGTTCCGCGGCACCGCCGCGATGCACGCCGGCATCGACCTTCCGGGGCCGATCGGCACGCCGGTCTATGCCACCGCCGACGGCATCGTCGGCCGCGCGCAGCGCGCCGGCGGCTACGGCAACCTGGTCGAGCTGAACCACGGCAAGGGCATCCAGACCCGCTATGGCCACCTGTCGAAGATCCTGGTCGGCCCGAACAGCCGCGTGCGCCGCGGCCAGCTGATCGGCCTGATGGGCTCGACCGGCCGCTCGACCGGCAGCCACCTTCACTACGAAGTGCGCATCAACGGCGCCGCCGTGAACCCGATCCCCTATCTGCAGGCAGGCGACCAG